A section of the Cryobacterium soli genome encodes:
- a CDS encoding putative glycolipid-binding domain-containing protein, translating to MQLKPLPRQASWRHTGVRRGFEVLFTGPGPRGHRLRGVSTAVEDASAWSVDYSIDLDLAWRTQEVRAGVSTIDGERHTVLRRSADHGWEVDGLARADLTGCVDVDFESSGVTNTLPLHRLEFTVGEPMRVPAAFVQANDLDVIRLEQEYTLVAVSPRGMSFHYESRTFDVVCELTFDPAGLILDYPGIAVRDA from the coding sequence ATGCAGCTGAAACCCCTGCCGCGACAGGCGAGCTGGCGCCATACCGGCGTCCGACGGGGCTTCGAGGTGCTCTTCACGGGCCCCGGCCCGCGGGGCCACCGGCTGCGGGGCGTCTCCACGGCCGTGGAGGACGCATCCGCCTGGTCGGTGGACTACTCGATCGATCTCGACCTGGCCTGGCGCACACAGGAGGTGCGGGCCGGCGTCTCCACCATCGACGGCGAACGGCACACGGTGCTACGGCGCTCCGCAGACCACGGCTGGGAGGTCGACGGGCTGGCGCGAGCCGACCTCACCGGATGCGTCGACGTCGACTTCGAGTCCTCCGGCGTCACGAATACCCTTCCGCTGCACCGGCTCGAGTTCACAGTCGGGGAGCCGATGCGGGTGCCCGCCGCCTTCGTCCAGGCGAACGATCTCGACGTCATCCGCTTGGAGCAGGAGTACACCCTCGTTGCGGTGTCACCGCGCGGGATGAGCTTCCACTACGAGTCGCGCACGTTCGATGTCGTCTGCGAGCTCACGTTCGACCCGGCCGGCCTGATCCTGGACTATCCGGGCATCGCGGTGCGGGACGCCTGA
- a CDS encoding ABC transporter ATP-binding protein, whose translation MISIDRIHKSHGRREVLHGISLQARPGRITAFLGPNGAGKSSTLRILLGLDRPTSGLALIDGRRYRELDRPMTIVGAMFDGPGASKGRSARGHLRWMCRSNGIPATRVAEVLDIVGLGRNAKDRVGTFSLGMGQRLGIASALLGSPATLVLDEPTNGLDPDGLRWLRAFLRSQADAGTTVLVASHLIAEMADAADDIVIIGSGHIRAAGSVADVRGRHATLQDAFFALTDPAGDGEPS comes from the coding sequence ATGATCAGCATCGATCGGATTCACAAGTCACACGGCCGCCGGGAGGTGCTGCACGGGATCAGCCTGCAGGCCCGCCCCGGCAGGATCACCGCCTTCCTCGGGCCCAACGGTGCGGGGAAGAGCTCCACCCTGAGGATCCTGCTCGGTCTGGACCGGCCGACATCCGGTCTCGCCCTGATCGACGGACGTCGCTACCGCGAGCTCGACCGACCGATGACCATCGTGGGCGCCATGTTCGACGGCCCCGGCGCGAGCAAGGGCCGCTCGGCGCGGGGTCACCTCAGGTGGATGTGCCGCAGCAACGGCATCCCGGCGACCCGGGTCGCCGAGGTTCTCGACATCGTCGGGCTGGGCCGCAACGCGAAGGACAGGGTCGGCACGTTCTCCCTCGGCATGGGCCAACGGCTCGGTATCGCCTCCGCCCTGCTCGGGTCGCCGGCCACCCTGGTGCTCGACGAACCCACCAACGGCCTCGACCCCGACGGGCTGCGCTGGCTGAGGGCCTTCCTGAGAAGCCAGGCCGACGCGGGCACCACGGTGCTCGTGGCCAGCCACCTGATCGCGGAGATGGCCGACGCCGCCGACGATATCGTCATCATCGGCTCCGGGCACATCCGTGCCGCCGGGAGCGTTGCGGACGTGCGCGGGCGGCACGCGACGTTGCAGGATGCCTTCTTCGCCCTGACGGACCCGGCCGGCGACGGGGAGCCCTCGTGA
- a CDS encoding MarR family winged helix-turn-helix transcriptional regulator has product MVDRAVAVAAWESLFRAQVAIMRSLAEEFPSREISFNEYDVMFNLSRQADRSIRLRDLNKHVLLTQPSVSRLVDRLASRGYVAKHPDPDDGRGAIVELTEAGYALFRRVALDHMGSITTRVGDSLSTDELVQLTALCDRLRLGPDQPA; this is encoded by the coding sequence ATGGTCGATCGAGCGGTGGCAGTTGCCGCCTGGGAGTCGTTGTTCCGCGCCCAGGTCGCCATTATGCGCAGCCTGGCCGAGGAGTTCCCGTCACGGGAAATCTCCTTCAACGAGTACGACGTGATGTTCAACCTGTCCCGGCAGGCGGATCGCAGTATCCGCCTGCGCGACCTGAACAAGCATGTGCTGCTCACTCAGCCGAGCGTGAGCCGGCTCGTGGACCGTCTGGCGTCTCGCGGGTACGTGGCGAAGCACCCCGACCCCGACGACGGCCGCGGCGCCATCGTCGAACTCACCGAGGCCGGCTACGCGCTGTTCCGCCGGGTGGCGCTTGATCACATGGGCTCGATCACCACCCGCGTGGGCGACAGCCTGAGCACCGACGAACTCGTGCAGCTCACGGCCCTCTGCGACCGGCTGCGCCTGGGACCCGACCAGCCCGCCTGA
- a CDS encoding sensor histidine kinase has translation MTAGERPARRSRVLPLAAAGLLVVLLVALGFGVTGALSVSLPVALVAATGAIAVWAAIRLRAERDRHDVALTEWAAARAVLSERLEIARDLHDIVSHGLGTVSVRAATARYLDARGGSRSDLVEALDDIEAASREATVELRRMLGVLRRTDDPAPRLPTGSLASLPDLIAGAARQGVTVKYQSDELGRVSPGVQLAINCIVQEGLANTMRHCGPTSARLRLSRCGAVITVLLTDAGPVAGWSAAPGAAHGLLGLRERVDGLGGTLTAGPQGTGFVLEASLPDERRQP, from the coding sequence ATGACAGCGGGGGAGCGTCCGGCCCGGCGGTCGCGGGTGCTGCCCCTCGCGGCAGCCGGTCTGCTTGTGGTGTTGCTCGTGGCCCTCGGGTTCGGCGTGACGGGCGCGCTCTCGGTGAGCCTCCCGGTTGCGCTTGTGGCCGCCACCGGCGCGATCGCCGTCTGGGCCGCCATCCGGCTGCGTGCCGAACGGGATCGGCACGATGTGGCGCTCACCGAGTGGGCGGCCGCCCGCGCGGTCCTGTCCGAACGCCTCGAGATCGCCCGCGACCTGCACGACATCGTCTCCCACGGTCTCGGCACGGTCTCGGTACGGGCAGCCACGGCCCGGTACCTCGATGCCCGCGGTGGGAGCCGGAGCGACCTTGTCGAGGCGCTCGACGACATCGAAGCGGCCAGCAGGGAGGCGACAGTGGAACTGCGCCGCATGCTGGGCGTGCTGCGCCGCACGGACGACCCCGCGCCGCGGCTGCCCACGGGCAGCCTGGCGTCGCTGCCGGACCTCATCGCCGGGGCCGCCCGCCAGGGTGTCACGGTGAAGTACCAGAGCGACGAGCTCGGCAGGGTCTCGCCCGGAGTCCAACTGGCGATCAACTGCATCGTGCAGGAAGGGCTGGCGAACACGATGCGGCACTGTGGGCCCACCAGCGCGCGATTGCGCCTCTCCCGCTGCGGCGCCGTCATCACCGTGCTGCTGACGGATGCGGGGCCCGTCGCCGGCTGGTCCGCCGCGCCCGGCGCCGCTCACGGGCTCCTCGGCCTGCGGGAGCGCGTCGACGGCCTGGGTGGCACCCTGACCGCCGGACCGCAAGGCACCGGGTTCGTCCTCGAGGCGAGCCTGCCCGATGAGCGGCGGCAGCCATGA
- a CDS encoding MFS transporter: protein MTPAQRRILIVAILSSFVAFLDGSIINVALPAISRELGGGLPLQQWVVDGYLLSLGALILVAGSLSDTFGRVRVLRAGLIWFGITSLACGLAPTGLFLVIARVLQGVAAALLVPSSLALITSRFSGVAQGKAIGAWTGWTGVAGIAGPLLGGLLVDAATWRLVFFINVIPIALTLILLRRVEEPLRPAAGARVDVLGACLAVVGLGGPVFALIEQGRFGWTSPVVYLPLLVGLASFGAFLWWEARAPHPMMPLGLFRVRNFAVGNIATVGIYAALNLGFFLFALYLQEVGGFSATLAGLAGIPATVMMLLFATLFGTLAGRYGPRLFMTVGPIVAGSGFLLVTTAVPPINFALHVLPGIVLVGLGLSITVAPLTAAVLGSIHPGQAGIGSAINNAVARVAGLIAIAMTGTIVGSTLDVAGFQRAMVVVAGLMFLGGIVSWLGIRRVAPVADLPPSAIGEPA from the coding sequence ATGACTCCCGCGCAGCGACGCATCCTCATCGTCGCCATCCTGTCGTCCTTCGTGGCGTTCCTGGACGGCTCGATCATCAATGTGGCGCTGCCGGCCATCTCCCGGGAACTCGGCGGCGGGCTGCCCCTGCAACAGTGGGTCGTCGACGGCTACCTGCTCAGCCTGGGCGCACTGATTCTCGTGGCCGGGTCCCTCTCCGACACCTTCGGGCGCGTGCGCGTGCTGCGGGCCGGGTTGATCTGGTTCGGCATCACCTCGCTCGCCTGTGGCCTGGCGCCCACCGGCCTCTTCCTCGTCATAGCGCGCGTGCTGCAGGGCGTGGCCGCTGCGCTGCTGGTGCCCAGCTCGCTCGCCCTGATCACCTCGAGGTTCAGCGGGGTCGCCCAGGGCAAGGCCATCGGCGCCTGGACCGGCTGGACCGGCGTGGCCGGCATCGCCGGGCCGTTACTGGGCGGTCTTCTCGTGGACGCGGCGACCTGGCGGTTGGTGTTCTTCATCAATGTGATCCCGATCGCTCTCACCCTGATCCTGCTGCGCCGGGTGGAGGAACCCCTGCGGCCCGCCGCCGGCGCCCGCGTGGACGTGCTCGGCGCGTGCCTGGCCGTGGTGGGGTTGGGCGGCCCGGTATTCGCGCTCATCGAACAGGGCCGCTTCGGCTGGACGAGCCCGGTGGTCTACCTTCCCCTGCTGGTAGGCCTGGCCTCGTTCGGCGCGTTCCTGTGGTGGGAGGCGCGGGCTCCGCATCCGATGATGCCGCTCGGCCTGTTCCGGGTGCGTAATTTCGCGGTGGGCAACATCGCCACCGTCGGCATCTACGCGGCACTCAACCTCGGATTCTTCCTCTTCGCGCTCTACCTGCAGGAGGTCGGCGGGTTCTCGGCCACCCTGGCCGGGCTGGCCGGCATCCCGGCCACCGTGATGATGCTGCTTTTCGCCACACTCTTCGGCACTTTGGCCGGCCGGTACGGTCCGCGCCTGTTCATGACCGTCGGGCCGATCGTGGCCGGCAGCGGGTTCCTGCTGGTGACCACGGCGGTGCCGCCGATCAACTTCGCCCTGCACGTGCTGCCGGGAATCGTGCTGGTGGGCCTGGGCCTGTCCATCACGGTCGCGCCGCTCACCGCTGCGGTCCTCGGCTCCATTCACCCCGGTCAGGCCGGTATCGGGTCGGCTATCAACAACGCGGTCGCCCGGGTGGCCGGCCTCATCGCCATCGCCATGACCGGCACCATCGTCGGGTCCACCCTCGATGTGGCCGGTTTCCAGCGGGCGATGGTGGTCGTGGCAGGGCTGATGTTCCTGGGCGGAATCGTGTCCTGGTTGGGCATCCGCCGGGTCGCGCCGGTGGCGGATCTGCCGCCCTCGGCCATCGGGGAGCCGGCCTAG
- a CDS encoding DUF1918 domain-containing protein, which translates to MRATENDRIIIRGKTDSTPDRHGTILEVRGPEGEPPYLVSFDDGHETLVFPGTDFVVEHTR; encoded by the coding sequence ATGCGCGCGACAGAGAACGACCGCATCATCATTCGGGGCAAGACCGATTCGACGCCCGACCGGCACGGGACCATCCTGGAGGTGCGCGGTCCGGAGGGGGAGCCGCCCTACCTGGTGTCGTTCGACGACGGCCACGAGACGCTGGTGTTCCCCGGCACCGATTTTGTGGTCGAGCACACCCGCTGA
- the glsA gene encoding glutaminase A, whose protein sequence is MRRSADPRTYDLDALRDRVLPADEGAVNDSIPQLAAADPGQCGIALVLPDGSIRTSAQADLPFSVQSAVKPFLFALALQDTDGAVLDRIGIEPTGEAFDAIKLESGTGRPPNPMVNAGALLTAALVDGDDVDARNDRILRGLSAFAARPLEVDEEIARDEHLLGDRNHALAHLMRSEGTLGVSADDAVAVYARACAVLVDATALAVMGATLACDGVNPVTGERVVASAVARDVMSVMATCGVYDGSGRWMRTVGVPAKSSVSGAIVLAAPGRLGAAIVSPPLDAQGTSVRGRIASERLSTDLGLHAFGPTGG, encoded by the coding sequence ATGCGCCGCTCAGCCGATCCCCGCACCTACGACCTCGATGCGCTCCGCGACCGGGTGCTCCCCGCTGACGAGGGCGCGGTGAATGACAGCATCCCGCAGCTCGCGGCCGCGGACCCTGGGCAGTGCGGGATTGCGCTGGTGCTCCCCGACGGCAGCATTCGGACCAGCGCCCAGGCCGACCTGCCTTTCAGCGTGCAGTCGGCGGTGAAGCCCTTCCTCTTCGCACTCGCGCTGCAGGACACCGACGGAGCCGTGCTCGACCGCATCGGCATCGAACCGACCGGTGAGGCCTTCGACGCCATCAAGCTCGAGAGCGGCACCGGCCGGCCACCGAACCCCATGGTCAACGCCGGAGCCCTGCTCACGGCCGCCCTGGTCGACGGGGACGACGTCGATGCCCGCAACGACCGCATCCTGCGCGGGCTGTCGGCCTTCGCCGCCCGGCCGCTCGAGGTGGACGAGGAGATCGCCCGCGACGAGCACCTGCTGGGCGACCGCAACCACGCCCTGGCGCACCTGATGCGCTCGGAGGGCACCCTCGGCGTCAGTGCCGACGACGCGGTGGCCGTGTACGCCCGGGCGTGCGCGGTGCTCGTGGACGCCACGGCACTGGCGGTCATGGGCGCAACCCTCGCCTGCGACGGGGTGAACCCGGTGACGGGCGAGCGTGTGGTGGCCTCGGCGGTGGCACGTGACGTCATGTCCGTCATGGCCACCTGCGGCGTCTACGACGGTTCCGGCCGGTGGATGCGCACGGTCGGCGTCCCGGCCAAATCGAGCGTCTCCGGGGCCATCGTGCTCGCCGCGCCGGGCCGGCTCGGGGCGGCGATCGTGAGCCCTCCGCTTGACGCTCAGGGCACCAGCGTGCGCGGGCGTATCGCGAGCGAGCGACTCAGCACCGACCTCGGCCTGCACGCCTTCGGACCGACCGGGGGCTGA
- a CDS encoding winged helix-turn-helix domain-containing protein, with translation MSLAHIDSARSVQSFRPELTLAPAPAPAAPRIRAVPEGTQARGFVLYVGIDEAKAAAAGTSLHRIVEELKKLTQAIAPSAETHAAVALAPEGVGGRDVDVVRLALQDPAALAKHRNTAEDADRAPGGVVVDISRKRVILDNETAALTYKEFELLQYLVLREGRTIERAELIAKLWDADSEEDAPNERTIDVHVRRLRSKLGRYEDIVRTVRGVGYRFDRHADVSIRQASTPSPDRF, from the coding sequence ATGTCACTCGCACACATCGACTCAGCCCGTTCCGTCCAGTCCTTCCGCCCCGAGCTCACCCTGGCCCCCGCGCCGGCTCCGGCCGCACCGCGCATCCGCGCCGTGCCTGAGGGCACCCAGGCTCGCGGCTTCGTGCTCTACGTGGGCATCGACGAGGCCAAGGCGGCCGCGGCCGGCACGAGCCTGCACCGCATCGTGGAGGAGCTGAAGAAGCTCACCCAGGCCATCGCCCCCTCGGCCGAGACCCACGCCGCCGTCGCCCTGGCGCCGGAGGGCGTCGGCGGCCGCGATGTGGACGTCGTGCGCCTTGCCCTGCAGGACCCGGCCGCCCTGGCCAAGCACCGCAACACGGCCGAGGATGCCGACCGCGCGCCCGGCGGCGTCGTCGTCGACATCTCCCGCAAGCGCGTGATCCTCGACAACGAGACCGCGGCGCTCACCTACAAGGAGTTCGAGCTGCTGCAGTACCTGGTGCTGCGCGAGGGCCGCACCATCGAGCGGGCCGAGCTGATCGCCAAGCTGTGGGATGCCGACAGCGAAGAGGATGCCCCGAACGAGCGCACCATCGACGTGCACGTGCGCCGTCTGCGCTCCAAGCTCGGCCGCTACGAAGACATCGTGCGTACCGTGCGCGGCGTGGGCTACCGCTTCGACCGCCATGCGGATGTGTCGATCCGCCAGGCCAGCACGCCCAGCCCCGACCGCTTCTAG
- a CDS encoding ABC transporter permease: MSESRGAGLVRVVAAELTKVGTSRAVLLTIAAVLVLPPALAVAMGLNLRGTSAVTTAASAGFEVAGFGQPLVVLLAAMIVGGEYRDGLLRSSQLATPNRARLFGAQCLVVAALSGGLAVVSIGTAVLLRHGVLGLADVPVSGLTPALAGNLFAVALNWTLMGLISAAVTVLARSVLVPVVVLVPLVLGLGIALVGVLPWLRFAPDLAGLQLISPVPGLGLLDPVAGALVMATWATVLLGAAQAVFSHRDL; the protein is encoded by the coding sequence ATGTCTGAGTCGCGCGGGGCAGGCCTGGTCCGCGTCGTCGCTGCAGAACTGACCAAGGTCGGCACGTCCAGGGCGGTTCTCCTCACCATCGCGGCGGTACTCGTGCTGCCGCCGGCGCTGGCCGTGGCGATGGGGCTGAACCTGCGCGGCACCTCGGCCGTGACGACCGCCGCCTCGGCGGGGTTCGAGGTCGCCGGGTTCGGCCAGCCGCTCGTCGTCCTGCTCGCGGCGATGATCGTGGGCGGCGAATATCGAGACGGGCTGCTGCGCAGCTCCCAACTGGCCACACCCAACCGGGCGCGCCTCTTCGGCGCGCAGTGCCTCGTCGTCGCAGCGCTCTCTGGCGGCCTGGCCGTCGTCTCCATCGGCACGGCCGTTCTGCTGCGCCACGGCGTCCTCGGCCTGGCGGATGTCCCCGTGTCCGGGCTCACACCTGCGCTGGCGGGCAACCTCTTCGCCGTCGCTCTCAACTGGACGCTCATGGGCCTGATCTCGGCCGCAGTGACGGTGCTGGCACGGTCCGTCCTCGTACCCGTCGTCGTCCTGGTCCCCCTGGTCCTGGGGCTCGGGATCGCGCTGGTCGGTGTTCTCCCGTGGCTCAGGTTCGCCCCCGACCTCGCCGGGCTGCAGCTCATCTCCCCGGTCCCTGGGCTGGGGCTGCTCGACCCGGTCGCCGGCGCCCTGGTCATGGCGACATGGGCCACGGTATTGCTCGGTGCCGCCCAGGCCGTCTTCAGCCATCGGGACCTCTGA
- a CDS encoding NUDIX domain-containing protein, whose translation MPASALRSPTDDLIDGLRAWTPVAPGQALLRDQYLDFVTEAPGTVLRRDGGPEHVTGSCFVFTPDLAQVLLCFHRKGRFWVQLGGHVESADASVAAAAYREAREECGIADLVPLGPGILDVDRHALGGGFSCSAHWDVGFAAVARPEAAPVASDESDAVAWWPVDALPGNVPPHFDRRLAGVLAELAHRLG comes from the coding sequence GTGCCCGCTTCCGCTCTGCGCTCCCCCACCGACGACCTGATCGACGGGCTCCGCGCCTGGACGCCCGTCGCGCCCGGTCAGGCACTGCTGCGGGACCAGTACCTCGACTTCGTCACCGAGGCGCCCGGCACGGTGCTGCGCCGCGACGGCGGCCCTGAGCATGTCACGGGAAGCTGCTTCGTCTTCACCCCCGACCTCGCCCAGGTGCTGCTCTGCTTCCACCGCAAGGGCCGGTTCTGGGTGCAGCTCGGCGGCCACGTCGAGTCCGCGGATGCGTCGGTGGCCGCGGCGGCCTACCGGGAGGCCCGCGAGGAGTGCGGCATCGCCGACCTCGTGCCGCTCGGACCCGGCATCCTCGACGTCGACCGGCATGCCCTGGGCGGCGGCTTCAGTTGCAGCGCGCACTGGGACGTCGGCTTTGCGGCGGTGGCCCGGCCGGAGGCGGCGCCTGTGGCCAGCGACGAGAGCGACGCCGTGGCCTGGTGGCCGGTGGATGCCCTGCCCGGGAACGTCCCCCCGCACTTTGACCGCCGGCTGGCCGGCGTCCTCGCCGAACTGGCCCACCGGCTGGGCTGA
- the upp gene encoding uracil phosphoribosyltransferase, whose translation MRVHVADHPLITHKLTVLRDQSTSSPMFRALVEELMTLLAYEGTRGVRVDEVTVQTPVSLARGVKISDPKPLVVPILRAGLGMLEGMVKLLPTAEVGFLGMARNEETLQPTTYAERLPDDLSDRQCFVLDPMLATGGSLIAAIEFLFDRGAVDVTAICILAAPEGLAAVEKALAGREVTIVLGAVDERLDEHGYIVPGLGDAGDRLYGLV comes from the coding sequence ATGCGAGTCCACGTAGCCGACCATCCGCTCATCACCCACAAGCTCACGGTGTTGCGTGACCAGAGCACCTCGTCGCCGATGTTCCGCGCGTTGGTGGAAGAGCTGATGACGCTGCTGGCCTACGAGGGCACCCGTGGTGTTCGCGTGGACGAGGTGACCGTGCAGACGCCCGTGTCGCTCGCCCGCGGTGTGAAGATCAGCGACCCCAAGCCGCTGGTCGTTCCGATCCTGCGCGCCGGGCTCGGCATGCTCGAGGGCATGGTCAAGCTGCTCCCCACCGCCGAGGTCGGCTTCCTGGGCATGGCCCGCAACGAAGAGACCCTGCAGCCCACCACCTACGCCGAGCGCCTGCCCGACGACCTCTCCGACCGCCAGTGTTTCGTGCTCGACCCGATGCTGGCCACCGGCGGCTCTCTGATCGCAGCGATCGAGTTCCTTTTCGACCGCGGCGCCGTCGACGTCACGGCCATCTGCATCCTCGCCGCCCCTGAGGGCCTCGCCGCCGTCGAAAAGGCGCTGGCGGGCCGCGAGGTCACCATCGTGCTCGGCGCGGTCGACGAACGCCTCGACGAGCACGGCTACATCGTTCCCGGCCTCGGCGACGCCGGCGACCGCCTTTACGGCCTGGTCTGA
- a CDS encoding response regulator transcription factor, with the protein MSVPDVRVLLVDDQRLLRQSLALVINSADGLRVVGEAGDGLEAVDLARTGCPDVILMDVRMPRLDGIEATRRICGSPGLTATKVLVLSMFELDEYVFQALQAGASGFLLKDSKPADLIEAIRRTHAGESLFAPTVLARLVAHYVSGAPRELGRPSASGLADRLTEREVEVLGLIGRGLSNDQLAAHLTISVKTVKSHVSHLLSKLAARDRAHLVIAAYDHGLVRPKTR; encoded by the coding sequence ATGAGCGTGCCGGATGTCCGGGTGCTCCTGGTCGATGACCAGCGTCTGCTCCGCCAGAGCCTGGCGCTGGTCATCAACAGCGCCGACGGGCTCCGGGTGGTGGGAGAGGCCGGTGACGGTCTCGAGGCCGTCGACCTGGCCCGGACGGGCTGCCCCGACGTGATTCTGATGGATGTGCGAATGCCCCGGCTCGACGGAATCGAAGCGACCCGGCGCATCTGCGGCAGCCCGGGCCTGACGGCCACGAAGGTGCTCGTGCTGAGCATGTTCGAACTCGACGAATACGTGTTCCAGGCGCTTCAGGCGGGGGCCAGCGGATTCCTGCTCAAGGACAGCAAACCCGCTGATCTCATCGAGGCGATCCGGCGCACCCATGCAGGCGAGTCGCTGTTCGCCCCCACGGTTCTCGCGCGCCTCGTCGCCCACTACGTCAGCGGCGCGCCCCGGGAACTCGGCCGCCCGTCCGCTTCGGGACTGGCGGACCGGCTGACCGAGCGCGAGGTCGAGGTGCTCGGGCTGATCGGTCGGGGTCTCTCCAACGATCAGCTCGCCGCGCACCTCACCATTTCGGTCAAGACCGTGAAATCGCATGTCTCACACCTGCTCAGCAAGCTCGCGGCCCGCGACCGCGCGCACCTGGTTATCGCCGCCTACGACCACGGTCTGGTGCGGCCGAAGACCCGCTGA
- the tadA gene encoding tRNA adenosine(34) deaminase TadA, whose translation MRLALHEAEGALAGGDVPVGAVVLDPAGRVIGRGRNERELHQDPTLHAEVVAIREAAVALGDWHLTDCTLVVTLEPCVMCAGAIVAARVARVVFGAWDDKAGAAGSLYDVLRDRRLNHRVEVVSGVAEAECGRVLREFFEDPLRRPAAPRPAAPPATH comes from the coding sequence ATGCGCCTGGCCCTCCACGAGGCCGAGGGAGCCCTGGCCGGCGGAGACGTTCCCGTCGGCGCGGTGGTGCTGGATCCGGCGGGCCGGGTGATCGGCCGCGGGCGCAACGAGCGGGAGCTGCACCAGGATCCGACCCTGCACGCCGAGGTGGTGGCCATCCGTGAGGCCGCAGTGGCGCTGGGGGACTGGCACCTCACCGACTGCACCCTGGTGGTGACCCTGGAGCCCTGTGTGATGTGCGCGGGCGCGATCGTGGCCGCCCGCGTGGCCCGGGTGGTCTTCGGCGCGTGGGACGACAAGGCCGGCGCCGCCGGGTCGCTCTACGACGTGCTGCGCGACCGCCGGCTCAACCACCGGGTCGAGGTCGTGTCCGGCGTGGCGGAGGCCGAGTGCGGTCGGGTGCTCAGGGAGTTCTTCGAGGATCCGCTGCGCCGCCCGGCTGCGCCCCGCCCGGCAGCGCCGCCAGCCACTCACTGA